The proteins below come from a single Acidobacteriota bacterium genomic window:
- a CDS encoding TonB-dependent receptor plug domain-containing protein — MFVRLRAMRRALALLWLLSGFPPPGAGQESEIHEEIVVTAARTPSVFSEAARSVIVIDRAVIETAPVRSVPELLEYALGVDVRQRGPFGVQADLSLRGGTFEQTLVLVDGVKIGDPQTGHHSAILPLTLDDVERVEILKGSGSRLFGPNAFGGAVNIITRKDRETRSRVGAAFGQNGFIGGDVSLAVPLGASGHGLSFSRKRSDGYRENTDFDITTLSYRASLPAAGGEISVFGGHTDKAFGANGFYSDRFPMQWERTRTTFLQSSGEFGRSGLTVVPKVYARWNADEFVLDRNNPAWYRNTHTTHTGGMEIQVSFDSKLGRTAIGGEIGKEGIAVSTLRDMTGLMNRSTRSTTSSINSFWLLIFRRLTESGRVGKSATRRDGDTRDM, encoded by the coding sequence ATGTTCGTGAGATTGAGAGCCATGCGTCGCGCATTGGCCCTGCTCTGGCTTCTCTCCGGGTTTCCCCCGCCCGGCGCCGGCCAGGAGAGCGAAATCCACGAGGAGATCGTCGTAACGGCGGCGCGGACCCCATCCGTTTTCTCCGAAGCCGCCCGTTCGGTCATCGTCATCGATCGCGCGGTGATCGAGACCGCTCCGGTTCGCAGCGTTCCCGAACTTCTCGAATATGCGCTCGGCGTTGACGTCAGGCAACGCGGGCCTTTCGGCGTCCAGGCCGACCTGAGCCTGCGCGGCGGGACGTTCGAACAGACTCTCGTTCTCGTCGACGGCGTCAAGATCGGCGATCCCCAGACGGGGCATCACAGCGCCATCCTTCCCCTGACGCTGGACGATGTCGAGCGGGTCGAAATCCTCAAGGGCTCCGGATCGCGCCTCTTCGGCCCGAACGCCTTCGGCGGCGCTGTCAATATCATCACCCGCAAGGACCGGGAGACGAGAAGCCGGGTCGGGGCCGCATTCGGCCAGAACGGTTTTATCGGCGGAGACGTTTCCCTTGCCGTCCCGCTGGGCGCTTCCGGCCATGGTCTGTCCTTCAGCCGGAAGCGGTCGGACGGCTACCGCGAAAACACGGATTTCGATATCACCACCCTGTCGTATCGCGCATCCCTGCCCGCAGCCGGCGGCGAAATTTCCGTCTTCGGCGGTCATACGGACAAGGCCTTCGGCGCCAACGGGTTCTATTCCGACCGGTTTCCGATGCAGTGGGAGCGAACCCGAACGACTTTTCTCCAGTCCTCGGGCGAATTCGGGAGAAGCGGCCTGACCGTCGTTCCGAAGGTCTATGCAAGATGGAACGCGGACGAGTTCGTCCTCGACCGAAACAACCCGGCATGGTACAGAAACACCCATACAACGCATACCGGCGGAATGGAAATTCAGGTGAGCTTCGATTCGAAACTCGGCCGGACGGCGATCGGAGGGGAGATCGGGAAAGAAGGAATCGCCGTCTCGACGCTTCGGGATATGACGGGCCTTATGAATCGAAGTACGCGCTCGACCACCTCAAGCATCAATTCATTCTGGCTCTTGATTTTCAGGCGGCTTACGGAATCCGGCAGAGTTGGAAAGTCCGCTACGAGGAGAGACGGGGATACCCGGGACATGTGA
- a CDS encoding SLC13 family permease: MDQIVVFLTLGLALLLFASGKTRHDVTALIALFILILAGIIPKGQAFMGFAHPAVVTVAAVLVISRALTNSGLIDVLASWMLKAGKNLIMQIFVLTVVVAVASAFMNNVGALAILMPVALFLARKSGNPPSFILMPIAFGSLLGGMTTLIGTPPNIIIATFRGEETGSAFGMFDFSPVGAGVAAAGIVFIALVGWRLLPKRRGETSPEELFKIEDYITEVRVTKDSKLKGQAVKEIQKLTDADIKILGLIRQRRRVHAPDPEEILKTHDILILETDSEDLKTFVNKSGVKLVGGKQFRKDAVGSKDIAVAESVIRPNSPLVGYSAAGLSMRSRYGLNLLAIARQEKKMRQRIDNVIFKAGDVLLLQGRTANLNDAITAMGCLPLAERGLKIGQPRKILLGLGIFGSAIASVVASVFPVSIAFPLAAVCFMISGVLPLRDVYTSIDWPVIVLLGAMIPVGEALETTGGARLLADQVLAAGSRFPVWAVLAFVLIATMFLSDVINNAATVVLMAPISISIARSLDVSIDPFLMAVAVGGSCAFLTPIGHQSNTLVMGPGGYKFSDYWRMGLPLEILIVLIGVPLILHFWPL; the protein is encoded by the coding sequence ATGGATCAAATCGTCGTCTTCCTGACCCTCGGCCTCGCCCTCCTGCTTTTTGCCTCGGGAAAAACCCGGCATGACGTTACGGCTCTGATCGCCCTGTTCATTTTGATCCTTGCCGGCATCATTCCCAAAGGTCAGGCCTTCATGGGCTTCGCCCATCCGGCCGTCGTGACCGTCGCAGCCGTGCTTGTTATCAGCCGGGCCCTGACCAATTCCGGCCTGATCGACGTCCTTGCATCATGGATGTTGAAGGCCGGGAAAAACCTCATCATGCAGATTTTCGTGCTCACCGTCGTCGTCGCCGTCGCCTCGGCCTTCATGAACAATGTCGGCGCTCTTGCGATCCTGATGCCCGTGGCCCTCTTTCTCGCCCGAAAAAGCGGCAATCCCCCGTCTTTCATTCTCATGCCCATCGCATTCGGTTCGCTCCTGGGAGGAATGACGACACTGATCGGAACCCCTCCCAATATCATCATCGCCACGTTCCGGGGAGAAGAAACCGGCTCCGCTTTCGGCATGTTCGATTTCAGCCCGGTCGGCGCCGGCGTCGCCGCAGCCGGCATCGTCTTCATTGCCCTTGTCGGATGGCGTTTACTTCCCAAAAGGCGTGGGGAAACGTCGCCGGAAGAGTTATTCAAAATCGAGGACTATATCACCGAGGTGCGGGTCACCAAAGATTCCAAACTCAAAGGGCAGGCGGTCAAAGAGATCCAGAAACTGACGGACGCCGACATCAAGATTCTCGGGCTGATCCGGCAGCGGAGGAGGGTCCATGCCCCTGATCCGGAAGAAATCCTGAAAACGCACGACATCCTGATACTCGAAACCGACTCCGAGGACCTGAAAACTTTCGTGAATAAAAGCGGGGTGAAACTTGTCGGCGGAAAGCAATTCCGCAAGGATGCCGTCGGCTCAAAGGATATCGCCGTCGCCGAATCGGTCATCCGGCCCAATTCGCCGCTTGTCGGATATAGTGCGGCCGGATTGTCCATGCGCTCCCGTTACGGATTGAATCTCCTGGCCATCGCCCGCCAGGAAAAAAAAATGCGGCAACGCATCGACAACGTCATATTCAAAGCGGGAGACGTTCTCCTTCTGCAGGGAAGAACCGCGAACCTGAATGATGCCATCACGGCGATGGGCTGCCTGCCCCTGGCCGAACGCGGTCTCAAAATCGGGCAACCACGCAAGATCCTTCTTGGTCTCGGGATTTTCGGATCGGCCATTGCTTCCGTCGTGGCAAGCGTGTTTCCGGTCTCGATCGCCTTCCCTCTCGCAGCCGTGTGTTTCATGATTTCCGGCGTCCTGCCGCTCCGGGACGTCTACACGAGCATCGACTGGCCGGTCATCGTCCTCCTCGGAGCCATGATTCCGGTGGGAGAGGCTCTGGAGACGACCGGAGGCGCCCGGCTCCTCGCCGATCAGGTCCTGGCGGCCGGAAGCCGTTTTCCCGTATGGGCCGTGCTGGCCTTCGTGCTCATCGCCACGATGTTTCTCTCCGATGTGATCAACAATGCGGCCACGGTTGTCCTCATGGCTCCGATCAGCATCAGTATCGCCCGGAGTCTCGATGTCTCCATCGACCCTTTTCTTATGGCGGTCGCCGTGGGCGGGTCCTGTGCCTTTCTGACACCGATCGGACACCAGTCGAATACCCTCGTGATGGGGCCCGGCGGATACAAATTCAGCGATTACTGGAGGATGGGATTGCCGCTCGAAATTCTCATTGTGCTCATCGGCGTCCCCTTGATTCTCCATTTCTGGCCGCTGTAA
- a CDS encoding NCS2 family permease encodes MKIWLEKTFQLKANGTSLRTEFIGGTTTFMTMSYIIFVQPAILSLAGMDKGAVMTATCLSSALATLLVGLLAKYPIAQAPAMGHNIFFAVIVCGSMGYTWQVALGANFLSGVLFLVLALFGVWGRAVDAVPGALKYGIAVGIGLLIALVGLQYGGVVVDAEGVLVGLGDLTSRPVLLVLFGLAFTSVLMVLRIPGAILLGILATALAGVPLGIVKYHGLVAPVPSLAPTFLKLDIAGAFQSGLFAVIFVFFFLDVFDTMGTLIGVGGSGGFLKNGKMPRANTIMTADAVGTVSGVMLGTSTITSYIESVTGVAQGARTGLANVFTALFFLVALFFSPLAEMISGSYIWNGSTLHPVIAPPLILVGCMMMRCVTRIDWEDLTEAIPAFLAIVIMPLTVSITEGIAFGFISYSLLKLAAGKGRQVHWIIHLFSALFILRYILA; translated from the coding sequence ATGAAAATCTGGCTCGAAAAAACCTTCCAACTGAAAGCCAACGGAACGTCGCTGCGGACCGAATTCATCGGCGGGACAACCACCTTCATGACCATGTCCTACATCATCTTCGTCCAGCCGGCCATCCTGTCACTGGCCGGAATGGACAAGGGGGCGGTCATGACGGCGACCTGTCTTTCGAGCGCTCTGGCCACGCTTCTGGTCGGTCTTCTGGCCAAATACCCCATCGCCCAAGCCCCGGCCATGGGCCACAACATTTTTTTTGCCGTGATCGTCTGCGGGTCGATGGGTTACACCTGGCAGGTGGCCCTGGGCGCGAATTTCCTCTCCGGAGTCCTTTTTCTTGTCCTGGCCCTCTTCGGGGTATGGGGCCGCGCCGTCGACGCCGTGCCCGGAGCCCTCAAATACGGAATCGCCGTCGGGATCGGCCTTTTGATCGCCCTTGTCGGCCTTCAGTACGGAGGCGTCGTCGTCGATGCGGAAGGCGTGCTGGTCGGGCTCGGCGATCTCACCAGCCGCCCCGTTCTGCTGGTTCTCTTCGGACTTGCGTTCACGTCGGTGCTCATGGTGCTTCGGATACCGGGGGCCATCCTGCTGGGCATTCTCGCCACGGCCCTGGCCGGTGTGCCTCTTGGCATCGTCAAGTATCACGGCCTTGTCGCACCGGTGCCGAGTCTTGCGCCGACGTTCCTCAAGCTGGATATCGCCGGAGCTTTTCAATCGGGACTATTTGCCGTGATTTTCGTCTTCTTTTTCCTCGACGTCTTCGATACGATGGGCACGCTGATCGGTGTCGGCGGTTCGGGCGGATTTCTGAAAAACGGGAAGATGCCCCGGGCGAACACCATCATGACGGCCGACGCCGTGGGGACGGTCTCCGGCGTCATGCTGGGCACCTCCACGATCACGTCCTATATCGAAAGCGTCACGGGCGTCGCCCAGGGGGCGAGAACAGGATTGGCCAATGTCTTTACGGCATTGTTTTTCCTGGTTGCGCTTTTCTTCAGCCCTCTGGCCGAGATGATCAGCGGTTCCTACATCTGGAACGGGTCGACTCTCCATCCGGTCATCGCGCCGCCGCTCATCCTTGTCGGCTGCATGATGATGCGATGCGTGACCCGCATCGACTGGGAGGACCTGACAGAGGCCATTCCGGCCTTTCTGGCGATCGTGATCATGCCGCTCACGGTCAGCATCACGGAGGGCATCGCCTTCGGATTCATCTCCTATTCACTTTTGAAGCTTGCAGCGGGAAAGGGGCGGCAGGTTCACTGGATCATCCACCTGTTTTCGGCGCTGTTCATTCTGAGATATATTCTGGCTTGA
- the thiE gene encoding thiamine phosphate synthase yields the protein MKRIDWTFYLVADTAFRRGRDFLQAIEDAVEGGVTAIQIRGKNIEGGDLFTLASTAASLLEPHGIPLIINDRADVARACSAAGVHLGRDDLPIEAARKILGPDAVIGLSVNTIDEAREAERLGADYVGLGPVFATTTKDTPLPVLGPEGVARVKAAVGIPVIAIGGLNAANVAAIMQAGADGAAVISAVWGAPDVRTAAQEFLAAIRTSQP from the coding sequence ATGAAAAGGATCGATTGGACATTCTATCTTGTCGCCGACACGGCTTTCCGGCGCGGCCGGGATTTTCTCCAAGCCATCGAGGACGCCGTTGAAGGCGGCGTGACCGCGATCCAGATCCGGGGAAAAAACATCGAGGGCGGAGATCTGTTCACCCTGGCATCGACGGCCGCATCCCTGCTGGAACCGCACGGCATCCCCCTCATTATCAACGACCGCGCAGATGTGGCCCGAGCCTGCAGCGCTGCGGGCGTCCATCTCGGACGCGATGACCTCCCCATTGAAGCGGCCCGCAAAATCCTGGGACCGGACGCCGTGATCGGCCTGTCCGTCAATACGATTGATGAGGCTCGGGAGGCCGAAAGGCTCGGCGCGGACTATGTCGGCCTCGGTCCCGTCTTCGCCACAACGACCAAGGACACCCCTCTTCCCGTTCTCGGACCCGAGGGTGTGGCCCGCGTCAAGGCCGCGGTCGGCATCCCCGTCATCGCCATCGGCGGATTGAATGCCGCGAACGTCGCCGCAATCATGCAGGCCGGCGCCGACGGCGCAGCCGTCATTTCAGCCGTCTGGGGAGCCCCCGATGTCCGCACCGCGGCGCAGGAGTTTCTGGCCGCCATACGGACATCCCAGCCGTAA
- the tsaE gene encoding tRNA (adenosine(37)-N6)-threonylcarbamoyltransferase complex ATPase subunit type 1 TsaE gives MIPSGIFTTRSEEETFQLGRDLARGFQGAETVLLVGDLGAGKTVFAKGIAAGLEIDEESGVCSPTYTLTNIHQGRYPLYHIDLYRLEAAEEIADLGWEDFIGRAVVVIEWAEKLSFPIEGIRVTIEVEENDTRRISIA, from the coding sequence TTGATTCCTTCCGGAATCTTCACCACCCGTTCGGAAGAGGAGACGTTCCAACTGGGCCGGGATCTGGCCCGGGGTTTCCAGGGTGCAGAGACCGTTCTTCTTGTCGGGGATCTCGGAGCCGGCAAGACGGTTTTCGCCAAGGGCATCGCTGCAGGTCTCGAGATCGATGAGGAATCGGGAGTCTGCAGTCCGACCTACACGCTCACCAATATCCATCAGGGCCGTTATCCCCTCTATCACATCGACCTCTACCGGCTGGAAGCGGCGGAGGAAATCGCCGACCTCGGCTGGGAGGATTTTATCGGAAGGGCCGTCGTCGTCATTGAGTGGGCGGAAAAACTGTCTTTCCCGATCGAAGGAATCCGGGTCACGATCGAAGTGGAGGAGAACGACACCCGGCGCATCTCCATAGCCTGA
- a CDS encoding NAD(P)H-hydrate dehydratase, giving the protein MKILTSAEMREVDRKAIEEIGIPGVVLMENAGIRTAAAIADAYPECDGGEVLIAAGKGNNGGDGFVIARQLAIEGWRPRILLFAGKDEIRGDAAVNLAVSVRMGLPIEEIRTVADIKRAARRLQEAPLIVDALFGTGLTKPLEGFYAEAVAAINRSPAPVVAVDIPSGLSSDTFEIIGPCVEADLTVCLAAPKIAHVFPPAEDCVGKLRIVDIGMPPALLDDPAHRLGLVEIEGLLPFFDRRKPDTHKGTYGHLLIVAGSRGKTGAAVLAGKAALKSGAGLVTVAVPESCLPIVARASSELMTEALPETPKGTIAREALPVVRNLLKGKNALLLGPGLSTDPSTVEFVRYLLPEIKIPIVVDADGLNIIASHREVLDVLKAPCVLTPHPGEFSRLTGLSIPDVLSRRLELAPGFSRTHGLHLVLKGYRTLVADPEGRIFVNPSGNPGMATGGTGDVLAAMIAAFLMPKAALTPAVTAAVFAHGMSGDLAAESVSQRALTAGDIIRFLPRTLRELEGD; this is encoded by the coding sequence ATGAAAATCCTGACGTCCGCCGAAATGCGGGAGGTCGATCGAAAGGCCATCGAAGAGATCGGCATCCCCGGGGTTGTCCTCATGGAAAACGCCGGAATCCGGACCGCAGCCGCCATCGCCGACGCCTATCCCGAATGCGACGGCGGCGAGGTCCTGATTGCCGCGGGAAAGGGCAACAACGGCGGCGACGGCTTTGTCATCGCCCGCCAATTGGCCATCGAGGGTTGGCGGCCCCGGATCCTGCTCTTTGCCGGAAAAGACGAAATTCGGGGAGATGCGGCCGTGAATTTGGCCGTTTCCGTGCGCATGGGACTTCCAATCGAAGAGATCCGAACAGTCGCCGATATCAAGCGGGCGGCAAGGCGCCTTCAGGAAGCGCCGCTCATTGTGGACGCTCTTTTCGGGACCGGGCTCACAAAGCCTCTTGAAGGCTTCTACGCCGAGGCCGTCGCTGCCATCAATCGTTCTCCGGCCCCTGTCGTCGCCGTCGATATCCCTTCCGGGCTATCCTCGGACACCTTCGAAATCATCGGTCCATGTGTCGAGGCCGACCTCACGGTTTGCCTGGCCGCCCCCAAGATCGCCCACGTCTTTCCACCCGCAGAAGATTGTGTCGGGAAGCTCCGCATCGTGGATATCGGCATGCCTCCGGCGCTTCTGGACGACCCGGCGCACCGGCTGGGACTTGTCGAAATCGAAGGCCTCCTGCCCTTTTTTGACAGGCGGAAGCCGGACACCCACAAGGGCACCTACGGCCACCTTTTGATTGTGGCCGGCTCGCGCGGAAAAACCGGCGCCGCCGTCCTGGCCGGCAAGGCCGCTCTGAAGTCGGGCGCCGGTCTTGTGACCGTGGCTGTGCCTGAGAGTTGTCTGCCGATCGTTGCCCGAGCCTCGAGCGAACTCATGACGGAGGCTCTTCCGGAAACGCCCAAGGGCACGATCGCCCGGGAGGCCCTGCCTGTCGTCCGCAATCTTCTTAAGGGGAAGAACGCGCTTCTTCTCGGACCCGGGCTTTCGACCGACCCGTCGACTGTGGAATTTGTCAGGTATCTTCTCCCCGAGATCAAGATCCCGATCGTTGTCGATGCCGACGGGCTGAATATCATCGCCTCGCACAGAGAAGTCCTCGATGTTCTGAAGGCGCCCTGCGTTCTGACGCCGCATCCGGGGGAGTTCTCCCGGCTGACCGGCCTTTCGATTCCCGACGTTCTATCCCGCCGCCTGGAGCTCGCTCCCGGCTTCTCGCGGACACATGGTCTTCACCTTGTCCTCAAGGGATACCGGACGCTTGTCGCCGACCCCGAAGGCCGGATATTCGTCAATCCGTCGGGGAACCCGGGTATGGCCACGGGCGGAACGGGGGATGTCCTGGCCGCGATGATCGCCGCCTTTTTGATGCCGAAAGCCGCCCTCACACCCGCCGTTACGGCCGCCGTCTTCGCTCACGGCATGAGCGGCGACCTGGCTGCGGAGTCCGTATCCCAGAGGGCTCTGACGGCGGGCGACATCATCCGGTTTCTGCCCCGGACTCTAAGAGAACTGGAGGGCGATTGA
- the gap gene encoding type I glyceraldehyde-3-phosphate dehydrogenase, producing the protein MSIRIGINGFGRIGRNMLRASIDDPAVEYAAVNDITDAKTLAHLLKYDSVLGTFKGEVAAEGDTIIVNGKKIKVLAQRDVSGLPWKEFGVTVVVESTGLFTKRPDAVKHIEIGGAKKVLISAPATEPDITLVLGVNDAAYDPAQHHVISNASCTTNCLAPVAKVLHENFGIEKGFMTTIHAYTNDQKILDAPHKDLRRARAAAVSQIPTTTGAAKAVGLVLPDLKGKIDGMAIRVPTPNVSLVDLVAVLGKPAEAEAINAAFRKAAEGDLKGILGFTDEPLVSVDFMSDPRSGIVDGLSTKVISGNLVKVLAWYDNEWGYSCRLVDLAKFVSR; encoded by the coding sequence ATGAGCATTCGAATCGGCATCAACGGGTTCGGCCGCATCGGCCGGAATATGCTGCGGGCATCCATCGATGACCCCGCCGTCGAGTACGCGGCCGTCAACGACATCACGGACGCCAAGACTCTGGCCCACCTTCTGAAATACGACTCCGTCCTCGGAACCTTCAAGGGTGAAGTCGCCGCCGAAGGCGACACGATCATCGTCAACGGAAAAAAAATCAAGGTTCTGGCCCAAAGAGATGTCTCGGGACTTCCGTGGAAAGAATTCGGCGTCACCGTGGTCGTCGAATCCACCGGCCTTTTCACCAAGCGTCCCGACGCCGTCAAGCACATCGAGATCGGCGGAGCCAAGAAGGTTCTGATCTCGGCCCCGGCCACCGAGCCCGATATCACCCTGGTTCTGGGCGTCAATGACGCCGCCTACGATCCCGCCCAACATCATGTCATTTCCAACGCCTCCTGCACGACGAACTGCCTGGCCCCGGTGGCCAAGGTTCTTCACGAAAATTTCGGCATCGAGAAGGGCTTCATGACGACGATCCACGCCTACACCAACGATCAGAAGATTCTCGACGCTCCGCACAAGGACCTCCGCCGGGCCCGCGCCGCCGCCGTCTCCCAGATCCCGACGACGACGGGCGCCGCCAAGGCCGTGGGACTGGTTCTTCCCGACCTCAAGGGGAAAATCGACGGCATGGCCATCCGCGTCCCGACCCCCAATGTCTCCCTCGTCGACCTGGTGGCCGTTCTCGGAAAACCCGCCGAAGCCGAAGCGATCAATGCCGCTTTCCGGAAGGCCGCCGAGGGCGATCTCAAAGGCATCCTCGGATTCACGGATGAGCCCCTTGTCTCCGTCGACTTCATGTCCGACCCTCGGTCCGGAATCGTCGACGGCCTGTCGACCAAGGTCATCTCCGGCAATCTGGTCAAGGTCCTGGCCTGGTACGACAACGAGTGGGGCTATTCCTGCCGCCTGGTCGATCTGGCCAAATTCGTGTCCCGGTGA
- a CDS encoding phosphoglycerate kinase yields the protein MKSLENLDVKGRRVFLRVDFNVPLDDNGVVRDDTRIRASLPTITFLLDKGAKLVVASHLGRPKGIVNPKMSLKPASARLAELIPNKVVQAADVIGEDAARGKKNLGDGEVLVLENLRFHKEETADDPDFARRLAEDIDIYVNDAFGACHRAHASVKALAEFVSDKAAGFLLHKEVEYLRKVALSPEKPYVAVLGGAKVSDKIPVLEKIVTRADRILVGGAMAYTFFKALGRDVGRSLAEDAQKDIALDILRKAENHRADFRLPEDHVLSTSIDGSGETRIAEGFPFPGDMMGVDIGPRTSAAYAEALAGAKTIFWNGPMGVFETEAFSRGTTAVAEAVAASPALSIVGGGDSVAAVHKAGVAGRISHISTGGGASLEFLAYETLPGIEALEKEDRP from the coding sequence GTGAAATCCCTGGAGAACCTGGACGTCAAGGGGCGGCGCGTTTTTCTCCGCGTGGATTTCAATGTCCCTCTGGATGACAACGGCGTCGTCCGGGACGACACCCGGATTCGGGCGTCATTGCCGACGATCACGTTCCTCCTGGACAAGGGCGCCAAGCTCGTCGTCGCCTCCCATTTGGGACGGCCCAAGGGAATCGTCAATCCGAAGATGAGTCTCAAACCAGCCTCGGCGCGACTGGCCGAACTCATCCCCAACAAGGTTGTTCAAGCCGCCGACGTCATCGGCGAGGATGCCGCCCGCGGGAAAAAGAACCTCGGCGACGGAGAAGTCCTGGTCCTCGAAAATCTGAGATTCCACAAGGAAGAGACGGCCGACGATCCGGATTTCGCCCGTCGTCTGGCCGAGGATATCGACATTTACGTCAATGACGCATTCGGCGCCTGCCACCGCGCTCACGCTTCGGTCAAAGCTTTGGCGGAATTCGTTTCGGACAAGGCGGCCGGATTCCTGCTTCACAAGGAGGTTGAATATCTCCGTAAAGTCGCCTTATCTCCCGAGAAACCTTATGTCGCCGTCCTGGGCGGCGCCAAGGTCTCGGATAAAATTCCGGTTCTCGAAAAAATCGTCACCCGGGCCGACCGCATCCTCGTCGGCGGGGCCATGGCCTACACCTTCTTCAAGGCTCTGGGACGGGACGTCGGACGCTCTCTAGCCGAGGACGCACAGAAAGACATCGCCTTGGATATCCTGCGCAAAGCCGAAAACCACCGTGCCGACTTCCGCCTCCCTGAAGACCACGTCCTTTCGACCTCCATCGACGGCAGCGGAGAAACCCGGATCGCGGAAGGCTTCCCCTTCCCGGGCGATATGATGGGCGTCGACATCGGACCCCGAACATCAGCCGCCTATGCCGAGGCTCTGGCCGGAGCCAAAACCATCTTCTGGAACGGGCCCATGGGTGTTTTCGAAACGGAAGCATTTTCCCGCGGCACAACAGCCGTGGCCGAAGCTGTGGCCGCATCCCCGGCCCTCTCCATCGTCGGCGGCGGAGATTCCGTGGCCGCCGTTCACAAGGCCGGGGTCGCCGGCCGCATTTCCCACATCTCCACCGGCGGAGGAGCCTCGCTCGAATTTCTGGCCTACGAGACCCTCCCGGGCATCGAGGCCCTGGAAAAGGAGGACCGCCCATGA
- the tpiA gene encoding triose-phosphate isomerase encodes MKRKPFIAGNWKMNNLVSGARRLASQIAQMSGDVEEAALAVFPPFTALDQVKKAVADTRVMVGAQDIFWEDAGAFTGEISAAMVRDLGCSHVIIGHSERRQYARETDADVNRKIRAALRHGLSPIVCVGESLKEWERGESLSRVESQLEAGLHEIDAADMVSVIIAYEPIWAIGTGLTAEPDQAEKVHARIREWIEEKYGAAAADCAIILYGGSVKPSNAASLFMESNIDGFLVGGASLEAESFIGIASEAIRTGKDKK; translated from the coding sequence ATGAAAAGGAAACCCTTTATTGCCGGAAACTGGAAGATGAACAACCTGGTCAGCGGCGCCCGCCGCCTGGCCTCCCAGATCGCCCAGATGAGCGGCGATGTCGAGGAGGCGGCGCTGGCGGTCTTCCCGCCCTTTACCGCGTTGGACCAGGTCAAAAAAGCCGTCGCCGACACCCGGGTCATGGTCGGCGCCCAGGATATCTTCTGGGAGGACGCCGGGGCCTTCACCGGCGAGATTTCCGCGGCCATGGTTCGCGACCTGGGATGCAGCCATGTCATCATCGGCCATTCCGAGAGGCGTCAATATGCCCGAGAAACAGATGCCGACGTCAATAGAAAGATCCGGGCCGCTCTCCGCCACGGTCTGTCCCCCATTGTCTGTGTCGGAGAATCCCTCAAGGAGTGGGAGCGGGGCGAATCTCTTTCCCGTGTGGAATCGCAGTTGGAGGCCGGTCTTCATGAAATCGACGCCGCGGACATGGTTTCAGTGATTATCGCCTACGAACCGATTTGGGCCATCGGGACCGGCCTGACGGCCGAACCGGATCAGGCGGAAAAAGTCCATGCCCGGATACGGGAGTGGATCGAAGAAAAATATGGCGCCGCGGCGGCCGATTGTGCTATAATTCTCTACGGCGGTTCTGTGAAACCGTCCAACGCAGCGTCGTTGTTTATGGAGTCGAATATCGACGGATTTTTGGTCGGAGGGGCTTCCCTGGAGGCGGAATCCTTCATCGGGATCGCATCGGAAGCCATCCGAACCGGTAAGGACAAAAAGTGA
- the secG gene encoding preprotein translocase subunit SecG, with translation MSTIVITIHVIVSLILILSVLLQSGKSADLAGAFGGGGSQAAFGPRGAASLLSRITTACAVLFMMTSLGLWIISAAGTRSVISGEPAPKETPAAVETEKPAGEADEAEKPGTVPPEKKEDSETTGNGDIE, from the coding sequence GTGAGCACCATCGTCATTACCATCCATGTCATTGTTTCGCTGATCCTGATTCTCTCTGTTCTTCTTCAGTCCGGAAAATCCGCCGACTTGGCGGGCGCGTTCGGCGGAGGCGGAAGTCAGGCGGCCTTCGGACCGAGAGGCGCAGCTTCTCTCCTAAGCAGGATCACAACCGCCTGCGCCGTGCTTTTCATGATGACATCTTTGGGTTTGTGGATCATATCGGCCGCGGGAACTCGGTCCGTTATCAGCGGCGAACCCGCCCCCAAGGAAACGCCCGCCGCCGTCGAAACCGAAAAACCGGCCGGCGAGGCGGATGAAGCGGAAAAACCGGGAACGGTCCCCCCGGAGAAAAAAGAGGATTCGGAGACGACCGGAAACGGCGATATCGAATAG